In Thalassotalea sp. Sam97, a single window of DNA contains:
- a CDS encoding heme biosynthesis HemY N-terminal domain-containing protein, which translates to MKKLLLLLAILIVIPLAPVLLGQKGYIVISIDDMAWEMTVAGALLFLSAMIFIGMLVLWPIRLALKFSSKTWRKMAFTSSRKAKKLYQQGVSAYLLGDYQRAEQLLADGAEGSDMANSAWLMAAQSALELDDRGKLQNYLQLVNEHPAAQHGFSFETLLFAAQLQLKTGHIDKARALLDGNHKLISHDARLMALNVEVHLAQQQYPQCMEQLKSLRKQKNFSNEALYDLEYRVYSGFYKQLAVTQSVDAVNKHFKGLSRKEKHSEGLILAYADCLASNGMHNDLEGLLLPLINKKSSPSFIKAMQKLPLTHAQHIIDSIQALLQKDEHNTMWLSALAHLCFADKQYSKAHKAFVSLLKIKQDKNDLQTYAKLLTVMEEHQQANRVYQELLSEH; encoded by the coding sequence ATGAAAAAGCTGTTGTTACTGCTGGCTATTTTAATCGTCATTCCCTTAGCACCCGTGCTGCTTGGTCAAAAAGGTTATATTGTCATTTCCATTGATGATATGGCTTGGGAAATGACCGTTGCGGGTGCCCTACTGTTTTTATCGGCTATGATTTTTATCGGCATGTTGGTGCTGTGGCCTATTCGCTTAGCTTTAAAGTTTAGCTCGAAAACATGGCGAAAAATGGCTTTCACTAGCTCCCGCAAAGCCAAAAAACTATACCAACAAGGGGTTTCAGCATACTTGTTAGGCGATTATCAGCGTGCCGAACAGTTACTTGCTGATGGTGCTGAAGGCAGTGACATGGCGAATTCTGCATGGTTGATGGCCGCACAATCAGCGCTGGAGCTCGACGATCGTGGCAAACTCCAAAACTATCTACAACTGGTCAACGAGCACCCAGCAGCCCAACACGGCTTTAGCTTTGAAACCTTGCTGTTCGCTGCTCAATTGCAATTAAAAACTGGACACATTGACAAAGCGAGGGCATTACTGGATGGAAATCACAAACTGATCAGTCACGATGCACGACTCATGGCTCTGAATGTTGAAGTTCATCTTGCCCAACAGCAATACCCACAATGTATGGAACAATTAAAAAGCTTACGTAAGCAAAAAAACTTTAGCAACGAAGCGCTCTACGATTTAGAGTATCGCGTTTACTCAGGGTTCTATAAGCAATTAGCGGTGACGCAAAGCGTCGATGCTGTCAACAAACACTTTAAAGGCTTGTCACGTAAAGAAAAACACAGCGAAGGTTTAATTCTCGCCTACGCTGACTGCTTGGCAAGTAACGGTATGCACAATGATTTAGAAGGCCTGTTACTGCCGCTTATCAACAAAAAGTCGTCACCAAGCTTTATTAAAGCCATGCAAAAACTGCCACTGACCCATGCACAACATATTATTGACAGCATTCAAGCGTTATTACAAAAAGATGAGCATAATACTATGTGGTTAAGCGCCTTAGCGCATTTGTGTTTTGCTGATAAACAGTACTCGAAAGCGCACAAGGCTTTTGTCAGTCTATTGAAAATTAAGCAAGACAAAAATGACTTACAAACATACGCTAAATTACTCACGGTGATGGAAGAGCATCAACAAGCTAATCGAGTTTATCAAGAGCTTTTAAGCGAACATTAA
- a CDS encoding uroporphyrinogen-III C-methyltransferase yields the protein MTEDKQNQSKNDKTESAKQDSSNSSNKPSTAKTTQPPSLSSSDAATIAADAKRHVEANQDNKSSDKPASSASNTDKASTAKITKPTNKAQTKSIKPSNTVTHTTRKRSKTAVIALLVAVFAGAGVVASYWWQQQQDQQQSNALLTKTQAQVAELEKYMQQQIRSQNSSQQQQLQQSLSVIEEQTQQRIATLEAQIQQLLERQPENWQVTEAEYLMRMAGRTLWLDKDTKTAINLMQDADARLKDLKDARFYRVRELIHEDIEALRALPVLELDQTILTLMALSKQVSDLPRPEVLKPEVAQLVDSTALSNDVNDWRENLAKTWQRFKEEFIIPRRLKGQVEPLMSADLEKNLYQNIDLKFQLAIWAASRGDTQTYQQTISDISSWVGQYFDRTQHQTQTFNARLVELKNTPITVQYPNELASQQALKQLIEQNITQPVPPAESEPDVISEPKPEQISEGNI from the coding sequence ATGACTGAAGATAAGCAAAATCAGAGCAAAAACGATAAAACCGAATCAGCAAAGCAAGATTCGTCCAACAGCTCAAATAAACCATCAACTGCAAAGACAACTCAGCCACCATCATTGAGTTCAAGCGACGCTGCGACAATAGCGGCAGATGCTAAACGCCATGTAGAAGCCAATCAAGACAACAAATCAAGCGATAAGCCCGCTTCGAGTGCCAGCAACACAGATAAAGCCTCGACGGCAAAAATCACCAAGCCAACAAACAAAGCACAAACCAAAAGCATCAAACCATCAAACACCGTCACCCATACAACACGTAAACGCTCAAAAACAGCAGTTATCGCCCTGCTAGTGGCCGTTTTCGCGGGCGCAGGTGTTGTTGCTAGCTATTGGTGGCAACAACAACAAGATCAGCAACAAAGCAACGCATTATTAACCAAAACTCAGGCGCAAGTGGCTGAATTAGAAAAATATATGCAACAGCAAATACGCAGCCAAAACAGCTCGCAACAACAGCAATTACAGCAATCGTTGAGTGTAATCGAAGAGCAAACCCAGCAGCGAATTGCCACCCTTGAAGCACAAATCCAACAATTATTGGAGCGTCAGCCAGAAAACTGGCAAGTAACAGAAGCCGAATACCTTATGCGTATGGCGGGACGTACCTTGTGGCTAGACAAAGATACCAAAACAGCCATTAATTTGATGCAAGATGCCGACGCTCGTCTGAAAGATTTAAAAGATGCACGATTTTATCGCGTTCGAGAGCTTATTCATGAAGATATTGAAGCGCTTAGAGCGTTACCGGTATTAGAACTCGATCAAACCATATTGACCTTAATGGCGCTAAGCAAGCAAGTTAGCGATTTACCCCGTCCTGAGGTGTTAAAACCGGAGGTAGCCCAACTTGTCGACAGTACCGCATTGTCTAACGATGTGAACGACTGGCGCGAAAACCTTGCAAAAACATGGCAGCGTTTTAAAGAAGAATTTATTATTCCCCGCCGTTTAAAGGGGCAAGTTGAGCCACTTATGTCGGCCGATCTTGAGAAAAATCTTTATCAAAACATCGATCTAAAATTCCAACTGGCTATATGGGCGGCAAGTCGAGGTGATACGCAAACCTATCAACAAACAATCTCCGACATTAGTAGTTGGGTTGGCCAATACTTTGATCGTACCCAGCACCAGACACAGACATTTAATGCCCGCTTGGTAGAGCTGAAAAACACGCCAATTACTGTGCAGTATCCAAATGAATTAGCATCGCAACAGGCTCTTAAACAACTTATTGAGCAAAATATTACTCAGCCAGTCCCACCAGCGGAGTCCGAGCCTGACGTTATCTCTGAGCCTAAGCCAGAACAGATCAGCGAGGGTAACATCTAA
- a CDS encoding uroporphyrinogen-III synthase: MATSSKAPLNVLLTRAEEKSRELASWLAPFVHSTTICPLLAIENGHQQHLLSGQLSQWQPDVVIFISPNAVSNAFKVITSKQLQQCQVLALGTSTKQALEQQGITRVIAPNIETSEGLLTEPCLQNVAGKRVLIIRGNGGREHIRTKLQERGAKVAYNEVYQRQLVPLSKSQTIEQWRQQQINCIVVTSMQLLERCWQLIDDKQFAKQCHWIVVSDRIKERALDYGLDKVINSFGANHKNISKAIQDIVT, translated from the coding sequence ATGGCGACATCCTCTAAAGCGCCATTAAATGTCTTGCTCACTCGAGCTGAAGAAAAATCTAGGGAGCTTGCATCCTGGCTCGCTCCCTTTGTCCATTCCACCACCATCTGCCCATTATTGGCCATTGAAAATGGCCACCAACAACACCTATTATCAGGGCAATTATCGCAATGGCAACCTGATGTGGTTATTTTTATCAGTCCCAATGCCGTCAGCAACGCCTTTAAGGTCATTACCAGCAAACAACTGCAGCAATGCCAAGTTCTCGCTTTAGGGACGAGCACAAAACAAGCCTTAGAGCAGCAGGGTATCACTCGGGTGATCGCCCCTAACATAGAAACCAGTGAAGGATTACTGACTGAACCATGTTTACAAAATGTCGCCGGCAAGCGGGTATTAATCATTCGTGGTAATGGTGGCCGAGAGCATATTCGCACCAAACTGCAAGAGCGGGGCGCTAAAGTCGCCTATAATGAAGTATATCAACGCCAATTAGTCCCTTTGAGTAAAAGCCAAACAATAGAACAATGGCGCCAACAACAAATTAATTGTATTGTGGTAACATCAATGCAGTTACTCGAGCGATGTTGGCAACTTATTGATGATAAACAATTTGCCAAACAATGCCATTGGATAGTGGTCAGTGATCGCATCAAGGAACGCGCATTAGACTATGGATTGGATAAGGTAATAAATAGCTTTGGAGCCAATCATAAAAATATCAGCAAAGCTATTCAAGATATAGTGACCTAA